From a region of the Paenibacillus sp. FSL R10-2734 genome:
- a CDS encoding glycosyl hydrolase produces the protein MEQRNLRNMIDSASRFVSDVQWQIAFRKLQMAPTDPDLASSAQKLLNTLYFLQGKGMISGQHDYLESADEFNGKLRNTSGQYAALHGYELGAINNQSAALIDNQRDWVVSSAIRWYKAGGIVTLSYHAHLPGTAPAWANVSTSISNADFDKYITPGTTQYNALIADLDKIALSLKKLNEAGVPVLWRPYHEMNGGWFWWGKKSNYLGLWNLMFERFTSYHKLHNLLWVWSPNAKNQWCDDPADYYPSGDKVDVLALDIYDGDFKGSHYDSLWDLGRGKLIAIGENGELPSPALLKSQPKWSYQMTWGKLLYEKNTDAVIRAFMNDSFVYTREEYATEAATVSKGDSVLQSGLWGQYYNNMTLSGAPALTRTDANIQFSWKQGSPDPAIRADAFSVRWSGKLTAAYSETYIIYSSSDDGVRVWIDGALIIDSWVNQSGQERKGNVNLIAGKLQEIKVEYYENNGDARIVLQWESPSQPKGVIPAGAFNLP, from the coding sequence ATGGAACAGCGCAACCTTCGAAATATGATTGATTCGGCATCGAGGTTTGTAAGCGATGTTCAGTGGCAAATAGCGTTCCGTAAATTGCAAATGGCTCCAACAGATCCGGATCTGGCGTCCTCTGCTCAGAAATTGTTGAATACCCTTTATTTTCTACAAGGAAAAGGGATGATTAGCGGACAACATGATTATTTGGAGAGCGCGGATGAGTTCAATGGGAAGCTGAGAAATACAAGCGGGCAATACGCTGCCCTTCACGGCTATGAGCTGGGAGCAATCAATAATCAGTCGGCGGCTCTAATAGACAATCAGCGGGATTGGGTCGTTAGCAGTGCTATTCGCTGGTATAAAGCCGGTGGGATCGTAACGCTTAGTTATCACGCTCATTTGCCAGGGACAGCGCCAGCTTGGGCTAACGTGTCCACGAGCATAAGCAACGCTGATTTTGACAAATATATAACTCCGGGTACCACCCAGTATAACGCACTGATCGCTGATCTGGATAAGATAGCCCTATCTTTGAAAAAGCTTAATGAAGCAGGCGTTCCTGTGCTCTGGCGGCCGTATCATGAAATGAATGGTGGATGGTTCTGGTGGGGGAAGAAGAGCAACTACTTGGGACTGTGGAACCTTATGTTTGAGCGCTTTACCAGCTATCATAAGCTGCATAATTTATTGTGGGTATGGAGTCCGAATGCCAAAAATCAGTGGTGTGATGACCCCGCGGACTACTACCCGAGCGGTGACAAAGTAGATGTGCTGGCGCTAGACATCTATGACGGAGATTTCAAGGGAAGTCACTATGATAGTCTATGGGATCTAGGCCGAGGAAAGCTAATTGCCATTGGAGAAAATGGAGAGCTTCCGTCCCCAGCGTTACTGAAATCACAGCCCAAATGGTCTTATCAAATGACTTGGGGCAAGCTTCTTTATGAGAAGAACACCGATGCGGTGATTAGAGCTTTTATGAACGACAGCTTTGTATACACACGGGAGGAGTATGCTACTGAGGCGGCGACTGTGTCTAAAGGAGATAGTGTGCTGCAGAGTGGTCTATGGGGGCAATATTACAATAACATGACTCTTAGCGGCGCACCTGCACTGACGCGAACCGATGCTAATATCCAATTTTCGTGGAAACAGGGCTCACCCGATCCAGCCATCCGCGCCGATGCTTTCTCTGTACGGTGGAGTGGCAAGCTGACTGCAGCTTATAGTGAGACCTATATCATCTATTCCTCCTCTGACGACGGGGTGCGAGTGTGGATTGATGGGGCGCTGATCATTGACAGTTGGGTGAATCAGAGCGGACAGGAGCGAAAGGGAAACGTGAATCTGATTGCCGGCAAGCTGCAAGAAATTAAGGTGGAGTATTATGAGAATAACGGCGATGCGCGGATTGTTTTGCAGTGGGAAAGTCCAAGCCAGCCAAAGGGAGTTATTCCAGCAGGGGCGTTCAATCTTCCGTAA
- a CDS encoding PH domain-containing protein — protein sequence MPYCTACGSEYKQGAKFCGECGSSIDGAAPVTTHRSSANHKTTQEVVLWKGKPASISDRLKGIIRLNTTTYTITSQRIMVKTGLIGKNVEEIELLRVRDLSVEQSIMDRMLGIGSLTVFSDDASAPQLLFRKIHDAPTVKDVLRKAVRDEKIANNISYREQI from the coding sequence ATGCCTTATTGCACAGCCTGCGGATCAGAATATAAGCAGGGCGCTAAATTTTGTGGAGAATGTGGATCTAGCATTGACGGCGCCGCTCCAGTAACCACCCATCGTTCATCAGCAAATCATAAAACTACTCAGGAAGTCGTACTCTGGAAAGGCAAACCTGCTAGCATCTCGGACCGTCTCAAAGGAATCATACGCCTCAACACGACTACATACACCATTACAAGCCAGCGCATTATGGTAAAGACCGGACTTATCGGTAAAAATGTTGAAGAAATCGAATTACTTCGTGTACGCGATTTATCCGTAGAACAATCTATCATGGACCGGATGCTCGGCATTGGTTCATTAACTGTATTCTCTGATGACGCCTCAGCGCCTCAGCTTCTTTTTCGAAAAATCCATGATGCCCCAACAGTCAAAGATGTTCTGCGCAAAGCCGTGCGTGACGAGAAGATAGCCAATAATATTAGCTACCGTGAACAAATCTAA
- a CDS encoding YolD-like family protein codes for MGKKLEKNGLWESSRMMLPEHKIRIIRDERETLRRIKPILDDQKLEEIECTLALSLRSHVRVTVVLFDPFENTTLRGFVTSIHTHSREFKLQWAEEWKWINVDDIVEVYIV; via the coding sequence ATGGGCAAAAAGCTGGAGAAAAACGGACTGTGGGAAAGCAGTCGCATGATGCTGCCGGAGCACAAGATAAGAATTATTAGGGATGAACGGGAGACGCTGCGGCGCATCAAGCCCATTTTGGATGATCAGAAGCTGGAAGAGATCGAATGTACATTAGCCTTGTCGTTACGGAGTCATGTGCGCGTGACTGTTGTGCTGTTTGATCCCTTTGAGAATACGACATTAAGGGGTTTTGTGACTTCCATTCACACCCACTCGCGTGAGTTTAAGCTGCAGTGGGCGGAGGAATGGAAGTGGATCAATGTGGATGACATTGTTGAGGTTTACATCGTCTAG
- a CDS encoding M15 family metallopeptidase: MLTLDQVRSKSAARLVGLHPVLTAGANALIQQSYARGVPIVITQGLRSITEQNALYAQGRSKPGPIVTNAKGGTSYHNYGLAFDFALLLPDGNSLSWDMNRDGDKDKTADWQEVAQVAKRLGLEWGGDWTSFKDYSHLQMAFGLTTKQLRAGKRPTTDQVNEALKKINGEDDQVNKDVKVTITLNGSKLTEGVLDTGITYVPVRILAEALGAKVTYDAASKTVNVVKE, from the coding sequence ATGCTGACTTTGGATCAAGTGAGGAGTAAATCGGCGGCGCGTCTTGTCGGGCTTCATCCTGTCTTGACCGCAGGGGCGAATGCTTTGATTCAGCAAAGCTATGCCAGAGGAGTGCCCATCGTTATTACCCAGGGGTTGCGGTCGATTACTGAACAAAATGCCTTGTATGCGCAGGGGAGAAGTAAGCCAGGACCTATAGTTACCAACGCCAAAGGGGGGACCAGCTATCATAATTATGGGCTAGCGTTTGACTTTGCGCTTTTGCTGCCGGACGGAAATAGTCTTTCCTGGGATATGAATCGTGATGGTGATAAGGATAAGACAGCGGACTGGCAAGAGGTTGCTCAGGTGGCAAAGCGGCTCGGATTAGAATGGGGAGGGGACTGGACTTCCTTTAAAGATTATTCCCATCTGCAGATGGCCTTTGGCTTAACCACAAAACAACTTCGGGCAGGCAAGCGCCCTACGACGGATCAGGTCAATGAAGCTTTAAAAAAGATTAACGGGGAGGATGACCAGGTGAATAAAGACGTTAAAGTAACGATAACCTTAAACGGCAGTAAACTTACTGAGGGCGTGCTTGATACCGGCATAACATATGTACCCGTGCGGATTCTGGCTGAGGCGCTTGGAGCAAAGGTTACGTATGATGCTGCGAGCAAGACTGTAAATGTAGTAAAAGAGTAA